From a single Parambassis ranga chromosome 2, fParRan2.1, whole genome shotgun sequence genomic region:
- the strap gene encoding serine-threonine kinase receptor-associated protein → MAMRQTPLTCSGHTRPVVDLAFSGITPYGYFLISACKDGKPMLRQGDTGDWIGTFLGHKGAVWGATLNTDATKAATAAADFTAKVWDAVSGDEILSLAHKHIVKTVTFTQDSNCLLTGGNDKLLRIYDLSNPDAAPQEIAGHTSAIKKALWCNTDKQILSASEDKTIRLWDRTTMEEVKTLTFDTTVSSMEYVADGEILVITYGKTIAFYNALSLELIKTVEAPAPINSASLHPEKDFFVAGGEDFKLYKFDYSTKEELESYKGHFGPVHCVRFSPDGELYASGSEDGTLRLWQTAVGKTYGLWKCVLPEDLGAENPEQLYTTPPEIKA, encoded by the exons ATGGCGATGAGACAGACTCCTCTAACTTGCTCCGGTCATACCCGGCCTGTGGTGGACCTGGCCTTTAGTGGAATCACTCCTTATGGCTACTTCCTCATCAGCGCCTGCAAGG ATGGTAAGCCCATGTTGCGCCAGGGAGATACAGGGGACTGGATAGGTACGTTTCTGGGTCACAAAGGCGCTGTCTGGGGAGCCACTTTGAACACAGATGCCACCAAGgcagccactgctgctgctgacttcACAGC GAAGGTGTGGGATGCTGTCAGCGGTGATGAGATCCTTTCactggcacacaaacacatcgtAAAGACTGTCACCTTTACTCAG GATAGCAACTGTCTGTTGACTGGAGGAAACGATAAGCTGCTGCGCATATACGATCTTAGCAACCCTGACGCAG CTCCACAGGAGATTGCAGGTCACACCTCGGCCATTAAGAAAGCCTTGTGGTGTAACACCGACAAGCAGATTCTATCTGCCTCAGAGGACAAAACTATAAG gCTCTGGGACAGGACCACTATGGAGGAGGTGAAGACACTGACCTTTGACACAACAGTGAGCAGTATGGAATATGTGGCTGATGGAGAGATTCTTGTGATCACATATGGAAAGACAATTGCTTTCTACAACGCTTTGAG CTTGGAATTAATCAAGACGGTGGAGGCCCCAGCTCCTATCAACTCGGCCTCACTCCATCCAGAGAAGGACTTCTTTGTTGCTGGTGGGGAAGACTTCAAGCTCTACAAATTTGACTACAGCACTAAGGAGGAGCTGG aGTCCTACAAGGGTCACTTTGGCCCAGTACACTGTGTTCGCTTCAGTCCAGATGGGGAGCTTTATGCCAGTGGCTCTGAGGACGGCACGCTCCGGCTGTGGCAGACAGCAGTGGGGAAAACCTACGGCTTGTGGAAGTGTGTCCTTCCTG AGGACCTAGGGGCAGAGAACCCTGAGCAGCTTTACACCACGCCCCCCGAAATCAAAGCCTGA